Proteins encoded in a region of the Mucispirillum schaedleri ASF457 genome:
- a CDS encoding HU family DNA-binding protein: MNKKELIDSIAQKTGVKKVEAEKVLSAYEATILETLKKGERVTIVGFGTFTVSERKERKGRNPKTGAEMVIPAKKMPKFLVGKSFKESF, translated from the coding sequence ATGAATAAAAAAGAACTTATTGATTCTATTGCACAAAAAACAGGTGTAAAAAAAGTTGAAGCTGAAAAAGTATTATCTGCTTATGAAGCTACAATTCTTGAAACATTAAAAAAAGGTGAAAGAGTAACTATTGTTGGTTTTGGCACTTTCACTGTAAGCGAAAGAAAAGAAAGAAAAGGTCGTAACCCAAAAACTGGTGCAGAAATGGTTATTCCTGCTAAAAAAATGCCTAAATTTCTTGTTGGCAAATCATTTAAAGAATCATTTTAA
- a CDS encoding HD domain-containing protein translates to MSKHSSHNQIVAFIFETGLLNRFKRSGFDFLGTGNQNISSHSYRTAIISYILAERLNADSSRVVLLSLFHDIPETRTGDINYFQKHYTEKKEMKAVEDIAENIKELSLLPDLILEFNNGSSIEAEIVRDADILELIFTLKEELDSGNKQAEIWIKNSLKRLKLIDSIKIAETALSVKSYDWWMDILDIQR, encoded by the coding sequence ATGTCTAAACATTCATCGCATAATCAAATAGTTGCCTTTATTTTTGAAACTGGTTTATTAAACCGATTTAAACGCAGTGGTTTTGATTTTCTAGGAACTGGAAATCAGAACATATCATCCCATTCATATAGAACAGCAATTATTTCATATATTTTAGCAGAAAGACTAAATGCAGACAGCAGCAGGGTAGTTTTGCTGTCACTTTTTCATGATATACCAGAAACAAGAACTGGAGATATAAATTATTTTCAAAAACATTATACAGAAAAAAAAGAAATGAAAGCAGTAGAAGATATTGCTGAAAATATAAAAGAGCTTTCTTTACTTCCTGATTTAATTTTAGAATTTAATAATGGCAGCAGTATTGAAGCAGAAATAGTCCGTGATGCTGATATATTAGAGCTTATTTTTACTCTTAAGGAAGAATTAGATAGTGGCAATAAACAGGCTGAAATTTGGATAAAAAATTCTTTAAAAAGGCTTAAATTAATTGACAGTATAAAAATAGCAGAAACTGCTTTATCTGTAAAATCTTATGACTGGTGGATGGATATATTAGATATACAGAGATAG